AGACGATTCACAACATCCAACACTTCACCGAGATGCTGCCGATAGGCCTCGAGGTCCATTTGAAACGACTGTTGCTCCAGATAGGCCCACATCACCTGGAGGTACAAACGGCGGCGTCGAACCACCAGTTGAAGGTCGTAGGTAGCCCGCCAGCGCTGGCGTAGACAGCCAATCACCTCATCGACGCTGATTGGCGGCTGGGGCACGGCGTTGGTGATTTCAAGCACAGAAGCTGATGCGGCAGGTACAGGAAGACACCAGTCGTTGCAAAGCTTGACAGGCACTTAAGCATCCATAATGGTCGGCAATCCGAGCTGGATGAACGTCCGCCATGACCCAACTCTCCTCGAGCGATGTGCCCGGAATGGGTCGTCGGCAGTTCATGAATCTGCTGACGTTTGGCTCCGTGACCGGTGTGGCCCTTGGAGCCCTTTATCCGGTGGCGAACTACTTCATCCCCCCCAAGGCCGCTGGCAGCGGTGGTGGCACCAGCGCCAAGGATGAGCTGGGCAATGCAATCACAGCCAGTGGCTGGCTTGCCAGCCACCCCGAAGGTGATCGCAGCCTTGTTCAGGGACTGAAAGGCGATCCGACCTACCTAATTGTCGAAGGTGAAGACGCCATCGGCAGCTACGGCATCAATGCCATCTGCACCCACCTCGGCTGTGTCGTTCCTTGGAACAGCGGTGCAAATAAGTTCATGTGTCCATGCCATGGCAGCCAATACGACGCCACCGGCAAGGTGGTCCGTGGCCCTGCCCCTCTCTCCTTGGCCCTGGCCAACGTCAGCGTTGAGAACGACAACGTGTTCATGAGCCAGTGGACCGAAACCGATTTCCGAACTGGTGATAAGCCCTGGTGGGCCTGATCTTTCCCTCCCCTACGCCTGCATCCCCTCACCGTCCCATGCGTCGTCACCTCTCGCTTCTCCTTGGATCGCTGGTCATCGGACTGGCGCTGCTAATTGCCCCGTCTGCCAGCTGGGCATATCCCTTCTGGGCTCAACAAAACTACGAAAGCCCCCGGGAAGCCACCGGCAAAATTGTTTGCGCCAACTGCCACCTGGCCAAAAAGCTGACCCAGGCCGAAGTTCCCCAATCAGTTCTGCCTGACAGCGTCTTCACCGCCAGCGTCAAGATTCCCTATGAGCAGGGTCTTCAGGAAATCGGAGCCGATGGAAGCGACGTAGGCCTCCAGGTCGGCGCCGTTGTGATGCTTCCCGATGGCTTCACCCTCGCTCCTCAGGACCGCTGGACCGATGAGATCAAGGAGGAAACGGAAGGGGTCTACTTCACTCAATACAGCGACGACCAGCCGAACATCCTGCTGGTGGGCCCGATTCCAGGTGACCAGCACCAGGAAGTTGTCTTCCCTGTTCTCTCCCCTGATCCAGCCACCGACAGCAACATCCACTTCGGTAAGTACCAGATCCACGTCGGTGGCAACCGCGGTCGCGGCCAGGTTTATCCCACCGGTGAAAAGAGCAACAACACCATCTTCACAGCACCAGCAACCGGCACCATCGCCTCTATCGAACCTGGTGACAACGGCGCGAGCGTGGTCAGCATCACCACGGCTGACGGTGAAAGCGTGAACGAAACCATTCCTGTCGGGCCCCAAGTTCTGGTCAAGGCTGGCGACAGCATCGAAGCCGGCGCTGCTCTCACCGATGACCCCAATGTGGGCGGCTTCGGTCAAGTGGATGCTGAAATTGTTCTCCAGAACCCCGTTCGCATCTACGGATTGCTTGCTTTCTTCGCCGCTGTGGCTCTCGCACAGATCATGTTGGTGCTGAAGAAAAGGCAGATTGAGAAAGTTCAGGCAGCTGAAGCCAACTTCTGATTTCTATGGCTGTTGAAGCCCTGTTTCCCCTGGCGACATTTCAGTCGCCAGGGGAATTTTTGCCTCAAACCGAAAACTGGTTTCTGCCGCTTCGGTGGTACGGCCTGCTCATTGCCACGGCAGTGCTGATCGGCTTGAACCTCTCCAGTCGCCTGGCAAAGCTCCGACACCTGGAAAACGGCTTAATCAGCGATCTGCTGCCTGTGCTCGTGCTGTTTTCCGTCATCGGGGCACGCATCTACTACGTGGCATTTGAGTGGCACAACTACGCATCGCACCCGCTCAAGGCCCTTGCCATTTGGGAGGGCGGCATCGCCATCCACGGCGCTCTGCTTGCAGGGACACTCACATTGATCCTGTTTTGCCGCTGGCGCCGTCAACCCTTCTGGGATGTGCTCGACGTTCTGGTGCCATCCGTGGCATTAGGACAAGCGATCGGTCGCTGGGGGAACTTCTTCAACTCTGAGGCATTTGGCGTTCCAACAGATCTGCCGTGGAAACTGTTCATACCAGCGCAGAGCCGCCCGGTTACTTACAGCACTTCGGAATTTTTCCACCCGACATTTCTCTATGAATCGGTGTGGAATCTGCTGCTCTTCGCAGTCCTGCTGCTGCTCTTCCGCCGCGGCTTGAAGTCACCCGGGATCCTCCCGGCGGGCGCTATGAGCTGCGTTTACTTGGTCGGTTACAGCCTTGGCCGCGTCTGGATTGAAGGTCTTCGCATCGATCCCCTCTGCATCGGCTCACTTCCCCCCGCATGCGAAGGGGGCATCCGCATCGCCCAACTGATGAGTTGCACGTTGGTCGCTCTCGGCGGGATCGGGCTTTGGTGGCTATATGGACGAAAGCGACCCCTGCCTGATCCATCAGGCCAACGCAGTTGAGTCACGTTGTCAGTTTCGTTGGAGCAGGCCCAGGTGCTCCAGACCTGCTTACCCTTCGCGCTGCTGAACGGCTCAAACGGGCTGAGGTTCTGGTCTGGACGGATTCCTTGGTGTGTCCTGCAATCACCGATCTAGCTCCAGCCGATTGCGAACGGATCCGCACCAGCACGACAACGCTCGAAGAGCTGATCCCTTTGCTCATCGATCGCTACCGCCAGGGCAAACGGGTGGTCCGGCTCCATGACGGCGATACGGCGCTCTACAGCGCCATCAATGAACAGATCTGTGCCTTGAGTGACGCGGACATCCCCGTGGAAGTGGTGCCTGGAATCAGTGCCTACCAAGCTGCAGCAGCTGGACTCGCTAGCGAACTCACTCTTCCAGGAGTGGTGCAGACCATCGTGCTCAGTCGGGCCGGAGGACGCACCGGCGTGCCGGAACGGGAAGAGCTCGGCAGATTGGCAACCCTGCGCGCCAGCCTTTGCATCTACCTCAGCGCCAGACATGTCGAGGAGGTGCAAACCACCCTTCTGGATCACTACCCAGACGACACTCCCGTGGCGATCGGACATCGGGTGAGCTGGCCTGATCAAATGCTCACGGTGGTCCCTTTGAGGGAGATGGCTGCAGCCAGTCGAGAACGCAATCTGATTCGAACCACGCTTTATGTGGTGAGTCCTGCACTCGCCGGTGGCCCTCAACGCTCACGTCTCTACTCCCCTGACCACGACCACCTGTTCCGTCCAAAAACCCAATAGGCGGTGGTTTAGGATCGATTTGTGCGGGCGATTAGCACAGTGGTAGCGCACTTCCTTCACACGGAAGGGGTCACTGGTTCGAATCCAGTATCGCCCATATTTTTTGGTGCCATTGACTCTTGGGGTTCACCAATGGGGCTGACTGAATGATCAATTGGGCTTAAGTTTCGCCAGGAACTAGGTCGACTTACTCATCCATGCACGAGCGGAGTCTTACGGAAGACCAGAGCAAAGATGCGGGCCTGGTCCAAGTAGGGCGACAGTTGGCTGAAGCACGGGCTGGAGCCAGCCTGACAAGGGACCAGCTGGCCAGCCAGATGCACATGGGAGTGGAGCAACTCACCGCACTGGAACGAGGCGATCAAGACGCACTGCCAGAACCTGTCTTTATTAAAGCCATGGTGCGTCGGCTCAGCTCCCATCTGGGTTTAGATGCCGACGCCATGGTGCAGGCCATCGGCCCCCTCTCCACAAGCAAGACCCAACAGCCGGCTCCTGGATCCACAACTCGGGGAATCGCCCCGCAGAAACCGGCAAGACTCAACCCGCTCCCCCTTCTCGCCCTAGCCGGTTTGACAGGCCTGGGGGTGGTTGTGTGGAGCAACGCTTCAGAACTTTCGCGCTTCGCCCAAGGGTTGAGACCTGCGAGTCGAACGCTCGTCGTGAACGAGCCGGCTTCGCCTCCTGAAGCCAAAACAGATGTCGCCTTGGAGGTTGAGATTGAGTCACTCATCGTCCCAGCGCCTCCGACAGCACAAACAGCTCTCACAATCAGCAGCAGCGAACCCAGCTGGATCGCCCTGCGTCGTGAGGGGATTGTGGAATTTGAAGGGCTTCTAAACGGTGAACGCAGGATTGAGGATCCAGAGCTGGTTGAGATCTACGCCGGTCGGCCCGATCTGGTGCAGCTGACGTCGCCAGACGCTGAAACAAGAACCCTGGGGGCTGTTGACGACATCCGCTGGATCCGACTCAATCCTGAACTCTGACGCGCAGATCGACTCCGACGGCCTCCCGTACGACCTCAGCGCAGCTCTGCAAACTCCACTTCTCAAGACTGACGTTCTGGTTCACCCGCTCGCGAACGATCTCCAGATCCAGGACTCCTCTCACTGCATGAATGCGCAGTGCTGAGATCACTGGTTCTGGCCTGCGATCCAAAGCAGCGGCCAAGCGAAGCAAAATGGCCATCTGATGAACGCAACGACGGTTTTCTCGGTTGGCCAGGAGCTGCCAGGACTCATGACGCTTCTTGGGCAAGCTGCGGCGGTGATAGCGAGCAATCGCCGCCACCATCAGATGTTCCGCTTCTGAATAGCCCAGCAGTTCCCCATGGCGAATCAAGTACCAAGAATGCTTGTGGTACGCGCTGATGTTGATGTGCTGGCCACAGGTATGCAGCATTGCTGCAGCCCAAAGCAGTTCGCGACCTTCGCCACTGTCGTCATGCATCACCCCCCGCGTGGCGTCGAACAGCTGGAGGGCATGGCTGGCGACCCGTTCTGCCCTGCTCTGATTCACCGCAAACCGCTGCACCTGATGAATCACGGTGCGTTGTCGAATGCTGCTCTGAAAGCTGAAGCGATCCTCAAGAAGACCGTGGCGAAGCATCCAATCGACGATGAGACCTTCCCTGAGAGCCCGCTCACTGAGGACTAGCTCGTCAACACCAAGCATTTGCATCGTGGTTTGCAGAATCAGCGCACCGGGAACAATGATTTCGGCCCGCCGGTCATTGATGGGAGCCAAATTCCGCCGTTGAGCGGGGGTCATCGTGATTAAGCGATCGACCACCCGGTCCAGACGCTGCCGGGTGAGTCGATACCCGTGCAGCTTGCGCGGTGGACGCTCCTCTTCACTCGCCGCAAGAGAACCAATAGCCATCGCCGTGCCGCTGGTTGCCACCAGCACAGGTGTTTCACCGGGTTTGATCCTGCGACGCACTTTGTCGACCGCAGGTTCGAGCGATCCCTGAATGAACGCCTGCAGAAACGATCGACGTTTGAGGGGCATCGGATCGTCTTTGACGAAGTCCCGTTGGAGACGCACAGCCCCGACACGGGTGCTGGTGAGGGCGCGGGCATCGCGACCATCCGCAAGGATCAGTTCAGTGGAGCCTCCTCCGATATCGAGCAAAAGATGCGGACGATCTCCAAAAGGCATTCCTGAAAGCACACCCAAATAGATCAGCCGGGCCTCTTCAGGGCCACTGACCAGATCCACCTCCATCTCGAGGTCATCCAGGATGGTTTGGAGAAAATCGCGGCCATTGGGGGCTTCTCGAACGGCACTCGTCGCCGCGGTAACGATCTGCTCAACTTGATGGCTAGCGGAGAGATCCTTGAACTGGCGCAGGGTTTCATACCCTCGTTGCATCGCCGCTGCGGTCAGTTCACCGGTCTCGGGATCACGCTCCCCCAGACGCGTGGTGACCTTTTCAGCCTGGATGATGCGGAAGGTGCGCAGCTTTGGATCAATGGCTGCGACCAGTAGATGGAAGGAATTCGTTCCGATATCGATCGCTGCAATCCGACGCAGATCTGGATTCGCCG
This genomic interval from Synechococcus sp. UW69 contains the following:
- a CDS encoding Ppx/GppA phosphatase family protein produces the protein MAPAVSGRVDPPPFLTLMLDAEAPAKPTEQNNGLPQPANPDLRRIAAIDIGTNSFHLLVAAIDPKLRTFRIIQAEKVTTRLGERDPETGELTAAAMQRGYETLRQFKDLSASHQVEQIVTAATSAVREAPNGRDFLQTILDDLEMEVDLVSGPEEARLIYLGVLSGMPFGDRPHLLLDIGGGSTELILADGRDARALTSTRVGAVRLQRDFVKDDPMPLKRRSFLQAFIQGSLEPAVDKVRRRIKPGETPVLVATSGTAMAIGSLAASEEERPPRKLHGYRLTRQRLDRVVDRLITMTPAQRRNLAPINDRRAEIIVPGALILQTTMQMLGVDELVLSERALREGLIVDWMLRHGLLEDRFSFQSSIRQRTVIHQVQRFAVNQSRAERVASHALQLFDATRGVMHDDSGEGRELLWAAAMLHTCGQHINISAYHKHSWYLIRHGELLGYSEAEHLMVAAIARYHRRSLPKKRHESWQLLANRENRRCVHQMAILLRLAAALDRRPEPVISALRIHAVRGVLDLEIVRERVNQNVSLEKWSLQSCAEVVREAVGVDLRVRVQD
- the petC gene encoding cytochrome b6-f complex iron-sulfur subunit, which gives rise to MTQLSSSDVPGMGRRQFMNLLTFGSVTGVALGALYPVANYFIPPKAAGSGGGTSAKDELGNAITASGWLASHPEGDRSLVQGLKGDPTYLIVEGEDAIGSYGINAICTHLGCVVPWNSGANKFMCPCHGSQYDATGKVVRGPAPLSLALANVSVENDNVFMSQWTETDFRTGDKPWWA
- a CDS encoding DUF3067 family protein, with translation MPVKLCNDWCLPVPAASASVLEITNAVPQPPISVDEVIGCLRQRWRATYDLQLVVRRRRLYLQVMWAYLEQQSFQMDLEAYRQHLGEVLDVVNRLGLAGEVRDWLASTRDKPRLGKALSLPLQASGPEAETLIKEFLV
- a CDS encoding RodZ family helix-turn-helix domain-containing protein, with amino-acid sequence MHERSLTEDQSKDAGLVQVGRQLAEARAGASLTRDQLASQMHMGVEQLTALERGDQDALPEPVFIKAMVRRLSSHLGLDADAMVQAIGPLSTSKTQQPAPGSTTRGIAPQKPARLNPLPLLALAGLTGLGVVVWSNASELSRFAQGLRPASRTLVVNEPASPPEAKTDVALEVEIESLIVPAPPTAQTALTISSSEPSWIALRREGIVEFEGLLNGERRIEDPELVEIYAGRPDLVQLTSPDAETRTLGAVDDIRWIRLNPEL
- the lgt gene encoding prolipoprotein diacylglyceryl transferase — its product is MAVEALFPLATFQSPGEFLPQTENWFLPLRWYGLLIATAVLIGLNLSSRLAKLRHLENGLISDLLPVLVLFSVIGARIYYVAFEWHNYASHPLKALAIWEGGIAIHGALLAGTLTLILFCRWRRQPFWDVLDVLVPSVALGQAIGRWGNFFNSEAFGVPTDLPWKLFIPAQSRPVTYSTSEFFHPTFLYESVWNLLLFAVLLLLFRRGLKSPGILPAGAMSCVYLVGYSLGRVWIEGLRIDPLCIGSLPPACEGGIRIAQLMSCTLVALGGIGLWWLYGRKRPLPDPSGQRS
- the petA gene encoding cytochrome f; the protein is MRRHLSLLLGSLVIGLALLIAPSASWAYPFWAQQNYESPREATGKIVCANCHLAKKLTQAEVPQSVLPDSVFTASVKIPYEQGLQEIGADGSDVGLQVGAVVMLPDGFTLAPQDRWTDEIKEETEGVYFTQYSDDQPNILLVGPIPGDQHQEVVFPVLSPDPATDSNIHFGKYQIHVGGNRGRGQVYPTGEKSNNTIFTAPATGTIASIEPGDNGASVVSITTADGESVNETIPVGPQVLVKAGDSIEAGAALTDDPNVGGFGQVDAEIVLQNPVRIYGLLAFFAAVALAQIMLVLKKRQIEKVQAAEANF
- the cobM gene encoding precorrin-4 C(11)-methyltransferase codes for the protein MSHVVSFVGAGPGAPDLLTLRAAERLKRAEVLVWTDSLVCPAITDLAPADCERIRTSTTTLEELIPLLIDRYRQGKRVVRLHDGDTALYSAINEQICALSDADIPVEVVPGISAYQAAAAGLASELTLPGVVQTIVLSRAGGRTGVPEREELGRLATLRASLCIYLSARHVEEVQTTLLDHYPDDTPVAIGHRVSWPDQMLTVVPLREMAAASRERNLIRTTLYVVSPALAGGPQRSRLYSPDHDHLFRPKTQ